From one Streptomyces spiramyceticus genomic stretch:
- a CDS encoding DUF6461 domain-containing protein produces the protein MDTPASSWEWTNDYDDLGLCITFTRSRSSEDVFRAYGAPPGTARLLTEHEELTAVPDGEMGAVLRVGFSGEWVFCFETPTMSGGNPATLTDLAVGTETLAVTDSGDGMTDFNYFKDGQLVSAFEPDAVEGARYARGAHPHLLDDALRQASAPLAAGEEPLTPSEVALRLIRDHFGPYVDRTILSGPLETVFIPDSRRRPLPQPEYPPAGPGSPAIGRALGAVTPMASTSGAPVLYTPTTGPIGTTARIE, from the coding sequence ATGGACACGCCCGCCTCCTCCTGGGAGTGGACCAACGACTACGACGACCTCGGCTTGTGTATCACCTTCACCAGAAGCCGCAGCTCAGAAGATGTCTTTCGCGCCTACGGAGCTCCCCCAGGCACCGCCAGGCTGCTGACCGAGCACGAAGAGCTCACGGCCGTTCCTGATGGAGAGATGGGGGCTGTGCTGCGGGTGGGGTTCTCGGGTGAATGGGTCTTTTGCTTTGAGACACCCACCATGTCCGGCGGCAACCCCGCCACGCTGACGGACCTGGCTGTCGGCACCGAAACCCTCGCCGTGACCGATTCAGGTGACGGCATGACGGACTTCAACTACTTCAAGGACGGCCAGCTCGTCAGCGCCTTCGAACCGGACGCTGTAGAGGGAGCCCGGTACGCGCGAGGCGCTCATCCCCATCTACTGGACGACGCCTTGCGCCAGGCATCTGCCCCTCTGGCAGCTGGAGAGGAGCCGCTCACTCCGTCCGAGGTCGCGTTGCGCCTGATCCGAGACCACTTCGGTCCCTACGTCGACCGCACGATCCTGAGTGGGCCCCTGGAAACCGTCTTCATCCCGGACAGCCGTCGTCGCCCCCTGCCCCAGCCGGAATATCCCCCGGCTGGTCCGGGGAGTCCTGCCATCGGGAGGGCGCTGGGCGCGGTCACCCCCATGGCCAGCACCAGCGGAGCACCCGTCCTCTACACACCGACGACGGGTCCCATTGGAACCACCGCACGTATTGAGTAG
- a CDS encoding glycoside hydrolase family 1 protein: protein MTHFPSHFYFGSSTSAHQVEGGNMNDWTRWEQQQASKLAREAHRSTNYGQGPTPRWDEVKTEARQAENYRSGQAVDHYSRYREDLALARQIGLNAFRFSIEWSRVEPRRGQYDEAAIRHYAEMAATCHKYGQEPFVTLWHFTLPVWAAEAGGWESAEVVERFVAFAEVMGQGLRPHVRYWATLNEPEVYAGQAYLAGVWPPGYRSPTRFSRARRALMRAHRGAYQKLKSVEPTFQVGFCTNQTVFVASPAVLRPVANWLAHLANDYFPARLAGQADWIGLQYYFRRSVGWSSSLPKSDLGWDLYPEGHAILLRRLARFGKPLFVTESGLADARDRYRSWYIEASLASIKQALADGVDCRGYFHWSLLDNFEWHEGFWPRFGLVRVDHATLERELRPSAYHYGELVQRCRSEQSVTTDHDSVATASFKR, encoded by the coding sequence ATGACACACTTTCCATCCCACTTCTACTTTGGGAGTTCCACCTCCGCCCATCAGGTTGAAGGTGGAAACATGAATGACTGGACGCGCTGGGAGCAGCAGCAAGCGTCTAAGTTGGCGCGCGAAGCCCATCGATCCACCAACTACGGCCAAGGACCAACCCCGCGGTGGGATGAGGTTAAAACTGAGGCGCGCCAAGCCGAGAATTACCGCTCTGGCCAGGCCGTCGATCACTACAGCCGCTACCGCGAGGACCTAGCGCTGGCCCGCCAGATTGGCCTGAACGCCTTTCGCTTTTCCATCGAGTGGTCGCGGGTTGAGCCGCGCCGCGGTCAGTACGACGAAGCGGCGATCCGGCATTATGCCGAGATGGCAGCGACCTGCCATAAGTACGGCCAGGAGCCATTTGTTACGCTGTGGCATTTCACGCTGCCGGTGTGGGCGGCGGAGGCAGGCGGCTGGGAGTCGGCCGAGGTGGTTGAACGGTTCGTGGCCTTTGCGGAAGTCATGGGCCAGGGGTTGCGACCGCACGTGCGGTATTGGGCAACTCTGAACGAACCCGAGGTGTATGCCGGCCAGGCTTATCTGGCTGGTGTGTGGCCGCCTGGTTACCGCAGCCCAACGCGGTTTAGTCGGGCCCGGCGAGCGCTCATGCGAGCACACCGAGGTGCATATCAGAAGCTGAAATCAGTAGAGCCGACCTTCCAGGTCGGCTTTTGTACGAATCAAACTGTATTCGTGGCGTCGCCAGCGGTGCTGCGCCCAGTGGCTAATTGGCTGGCGCATTTGGCTAATGACTACTTCCCTGCGCGCCTAGCGGGTCAAGCCGACTGGATTGGATTGCAGTACTACTTCCGCCGCAGCGTGGGTTGGTCTTCCAGCTTGCCGAAAAGCGATCTGGGTTGGGATTTATACCCCGAGGGGCATGCGATCTTGCTACGCCGGCTAGCCCGCTTTGGCAAGCCTCTGTTTGTGACAGAATCCGGCCTAGCTGACGCTCGGGACCGCTACCGCAGTTGGTATATCGAAGCCTCGCTTGCGAGCATCAAGCAGGCTTTGGCCGACGGCGTTGATTGTCGCGGCTATTTCCACTGGAGCCTATTGGATAACTTCGAGTGGCATGAGGGATTCTGGCCTCGGTTTGGCCTCGTGCGGGTCGATCATGCCACCCTGGAGCGCGAGCTCCGGCCGAGCGCCTATCACTATGGCGAACTCGTCCAGCGCTGTCGTAGTGAGCAATCAGTAACGACCGATCACGACTCCGTCGCGACCGCAAGCTTTAAGAGATAG
- a CDS encoding Lsr2 family protein: protein MASRLFFTHTKGPTTMVQRTVTIYTDDLTGAEGEDIATHAFSLDGIKYEVDLGPDNYEKLLDALGPFMGAGRKVGGGRRTAKRAQAVGPDAAKIREWAKTQGIEVSSRGRIPADLLERYQAAH, encoded by the coding sequence ATGGCGAGTAGGCTCTTTTTCACACATACGAAAGGGCCTACCACAATGGTTCAGCGCACCGTGACGATTTACACTGACGACCTCACCGGAGCCGAAGGCGAAGACATCGCCACGCACGCTTTTAGCCTGGACGGCATCAAGTACGAGGTCGACCTGGGGCCGGACAACTACGAGAAGCTGTTGGACGCCCTGGGGCCGTTTATGGGAGCTGGCCGCAAAGTCGGCGGCGGTCGTCGGACGGCCAAGCGCGCGCAGGCTGTCGGTCCGGACGCTGCCAAGATCCGCGAGTGGGCCAAGACCCAGGGCATTGAAGTCAGCAGTCGCGGCCGCATCCCGGCTGACCTGCTGGAGAGGTACCAAGCCGCCCACTGA
- a CDS encoding DnaJ domain-containing protein has protein sequence MNSSPLDLYAVLGVAPDAPAFTIRRAYRQQLLRIHPDRRPASKQAAAHEEMTRLNLAFDTLSDEAKRRAYDLDERARRRAAGRTTADPPPKPPPPPEPPRPPPAPKPSPQPEPSSAAPKPSSSTGWRVLVGAVLLAVCLAFGSVHLLGLSFPDSDRSEPYCFESSSDGQSISYFRAKPGSRTETSEVIWSVADLSEDDYVVWRTPKFPYWERANAEPGLLREGWTYGRYEYVEVLVEKQAGWEPLEGLFERRPQLDNVAEREQRWAFLTDWIGHLDAPWCG, from the coding sequence ATGAATTCGTCTCCGCTGGACCTGTACGCCGTGCTGGGCGTGGCGCCGGACGCCCCGGCGTTCACCATCCGTCGGGCGTACCGGCAGCAGCTCCTGCGCATCCACCCGGACCGCCGGCCAGCCAGCAAGCAGGCCGCCGCGCACGAGGAGATGACGAGGCTCAACCTGGCCTTCGACACACTGAGCGATGAGGCGAAGCGACGGGCCTACGACCTGGACGAACGAGCGCGGAGGCGAGCTGCTGGCCGCACGACGGCGGACCCACCCCCGAAACCACCACCACCGCCCGAGCCACCACGACCGCCACCCGCTCCGAAGCCGTCACCCCAGCCTGAGCCCTCATCCGCAGCCCCCAAACCGTCGTCCAGCACTGGCTGGAGAGTCCTGGTTGGAGCGGTCCTGCTGGCGGTCTGCCTCGCCTTCGGCAGCGTTCATCTGCTGGGGCTGTCATTTCCGGATAGCGACCGATCGGAGCCATATTGCTTCGAGAGTAGCTCTGACGGCCAGAGCATTTCGTACTTCCGGGCCAAGCCGGGGTCAAGGACGGAGACCAGTGAGGTCATCTGGTCAGTGGCCGACCTGAGCGAAGACGACTACGTGGTCTGGCGGACGCCCAAGTTCCCGTACTGGGAGCGAGCCAACGCCGAACCTGGTCTCCTCCGAGAGGGCTGGACCTACGGGCGGTACGAATACGTCGAGGTCTTGGTCGAGAAGCAGGCGGGATGGGAACCATTGGAGGGGCTGTTCGAGCGCCGGCCGCAGCTGGACAACGTGGCCGAGCGCGAGCAGCGGTGGGCTTTCCTCACGGATTGGATCGGCCACCTGGACGCGCCGTGGTGCGGCTGA
- a CDS encoding cold-shock protein: MASGTVKWFNSEKGFGFIEQDGGGPDVFAHYSNIAAQGFRELQEGQKVNFDVVQGQKGPQAENITPA; encoded by the coding sequence ATGGCCAGCGGAACTGTCAAGTGGTTCAACTCGGAAAAGGGCTTTGGCTTCATTGAGCAGGACGGGGGCGGCCCGGACGTGTTCGCCCACTACTCGAACATCGCCGCCCAGGGCTTCCGTGAGCTCCAGGAGGGTCAGAAGGTGAACTTCGACGTCGTCCAGGGTCAGAAGGGCCCGCAGGCGGAGAACATCACTCCCGCTTAG
- a CDS encoding GNAT family N-acetyltransferase codes for MQILSSPEEATPFDLRVQVQQLQEEAWPSPPGEVAPPKAPAHDPALRPLSMMLVDDGMVLAALDILSKEIVHAGRRFAAGGLSTVVTRQEARGHGHGRRLVMAAREMMIARKLDLGLFTCDSSLQAFYECAGWRVLPGAVLIGGTPQDPFPSDQPGFDKITMADFFSPKGRQAETAFRDSRIGLYSGQIDKLW; via the coding sequence GTGCAGATTCTGTCGTCCCCCGAAGAGGCCACCCCGTTCGATCTGCGTGTGCAGGTTCAGCAGCTCCAGGAGGAGGCGTGGCCGTCACCGCCTGGAGAGGTTGCTCCTCCCAAGGCTCCGGCCCACGACCCTGCCTTGCGGCCGTTGTCGATGATGCTCGTGGATGATGGGATGGTGCTGGCCGCGCTGGACATCCTGTCCAAGGAGATCGTCCACGCAGGACGACGCTTCGCCGCTGGCGGGCTCAGCACGGTAGTGACGCGGCAAGAGGCCCGTGGCCACGGGCATGGCCGGCGCCTGGTGATGGCGGCCCGGGAGATGATGATCGCGCGGAAACTGGACCTGGGGTTGTTCACGTGCGACAGCTCGCTGCAGGCGTTCTATGAGTGCGCAGGCTGGCGCGTTCTTCCTGGTGCGGTGCTGATCGGCGGGACGCCGCAGGATCCGTTCCCCAGCGACCAGCCCGGCTTTGACAAGATCACCATGGCCGACTTCTTCTCGCCCAAAGGCCGGCAGGCCGAGACGGCTTTCCGCGACAGCCGTATCGGGTTGTATTCCGGACAGATCGACAAGCTCTGGTGA